One Arcobacter sp. FWKO B genomic window, AATGTACTTGATGATAAAGTCCAACTTGAGATACAAAAAAACTCTCTCTAATAGACCCTATATCACTGTTAGCACAAAGAACACTAAAAATATTTGGGTTATCTAAGAGTAACTTATCAGGCTTATTAACTGCACGCATACCTGCTCCACCTCTTACAATATGAATTAAACTTCCAGAATCCATTCTCTCAAGATATTTTTGTAAAGTTGGCCATGATACACCTACGGCAGTGCTAAGCTTTGAAATATTGAGTTCATAGGGTTTTGTAGAACACAGCATATAAAGTATTTTTTTTAATTTATCAAGTTTTGATGGGTCAATACAATATATTCCACAAAGGTCTGAATCTATCGTAATATTTATAACTTCAAGAAGTTTTTGAGGATAATCTTGTAGTGATTCTTGATAAAAAGGGTAACATCCATATTGTAAATAATCATTAAAAAGTTCCAAAGGTCTTAACTTTTTCATTATAGTTGCAGCTATATCTTCATGATTATCTAATATATCTTTTAGATTATAATTTTCAAATGTTTTCTTTGTCTGTATTTCACAAAATTCCCTAAGTGACATTACTCCAAGTGTATGAATAACTGCTCTTCTTGATAAATCAGCACTTGAATGCTCAATTTGTAGAGCAGATGAACCACTAAATATAACTTGCAAATCAAACACATCATAGATAGCTTTTAAATCTTTTGAAAAGTTTGGAATTTTATGAATCTCATCAATAATAAATAGCCTTCCACCTCTTGCATAAAAAGCTTCAGCTATATCGTATAAACTTTCTCCACTCATTGCTGGATGGTCACAGCTAACATACAATACTTTTGAAGATTGTAAATTTAGACTTTTTGCATATTGTAATAAAATAGTACTTTTACCTGCACCTCTTGCACCTTTTATACCTATAAGCTTGCTACTAAAATCTATTTTGCCATAAAGATACCTTTTATATGTAGGCAATTCTTTCGATAAGATTTGTAGCGATATTTTTTGGAGTCCAGATAAGTCCATTATAGCTCCTTATTATAAACTGTATTTTATAATTATAGCTAGTTTATTATAAAATATAGTTTATAATAAACTTAATAGCACTAAGATATATTAAATAAGATTGCGTTTAATAGCTAAGTCTTTATCTAATCATGCTTAAAAAGTGATGTTATTAATTTTGCTTTTTAACTTTATTGGGTACCTTTTTAAGTTCAATATCAATTTCTCTTTTCTTCTTTTTTATACCCTTTGTTGTGGTTGTACCAAAATATCAAGTGGTATATGCAAAGCTTGAGAAAGATTTCTTATCATCCCAAGTGATAGCGATATTTTTCTATTTAAAAGTTCTGATACTTTACTTTTTGTACCAATATATGGAACTAAATCTTTTTGCTTGAGATTCATCTCTTCCATTCTATATTTGATAGCATCTATTGGGTCAGGTGTAGATATCGCCCAATTTTGTTCTTCATATTTTTCAATAAGCAAAGCAAGTATCTCAATCTCATCACTTTCTTTAGTTCCAAGTTTTGGATTTAATTGCATCAGCTCATCTATTCTATTTAAAGCTTCATCATATGCTTTTTCATTTTTAATAAGTTTTAATTGCATTGTTATATCTCCTTTGCATTTATTTTATCATACTCACTATGAGTACCTATAAATTTGACTCTAACGATTTTGCGTAAATAATCAACATGAACTACCAAACGGTAATCATTTCCTTTTATATTAAACACCACTCTGTTGTCTTCTAAAAAAGAAGCACTAACATATACTTTTTTTATATCATCAGGCGTTTTCCATTCGGCTTTTCTAGTATCCATATGCCAAACTTCTAAAGGAGTTTTTGCTTGAGGATGTTTCTCATAAAACTGAATTAATGTTCTTTTGCTTATTACATTCATAAGTTGATTATATCTTATGTTCCTTTAAAGGGAACTTAATTTGCCATTCCAATTATCTTAGAGAGTGTTTGCTTGAGGGGTATGATGATAGTAGCAATTGCAATGATGAAGATTTTAATGTTGGGGGTAGAGTCTTGCGTGAATAGGAATCGAAAAAGAAGATAAGGGCGTGGCGGGCTTACCCCACCACTTATTGTTATACCAAATGCCCACTAAAACTAGCTATTCTATCAAATGGCTTGTCAAGACCTTTAATTCTCCATAGCTCATCCCAATAGTCAAATGCTTCATGCCAATCTTTTGCTTCAGGAGTTTTTGAGAACTCGAATGAGTTGAATATTTCTTTTATTCTTTGTTGGCGGTTCTTCCCGTAAGCTCTTGTTCTTTTGTCATCTTCTGTTACCCATCTGTTGTGTGCAGCTACTTGTTCTCTCATTGCAGTTTTATGGGGCATCGCGATAGTATCAAGATATAAACTCTCTAAGTATAAGTGAATCTCTCTTTTTGTTAATGTCTTGCAATACTGCTCCATTCTTGCCAAATCTTTTAATATGTGTGGCTCTTGGGTGTTCTCTTTTAAAGCGCGATAATAATCTTCACTTACATAGCCCATAAAATGTTCAACATCGTTCAGGACAAAGGGACCATTTTTTACATTAAGCCCTTTTTCTCTTAAATCACTTATAAAATCTTCCTCGAAAGCAAACCCATATCCATCAAACATGTCATTGAATTTGAAATCAATTCCTTTATATACATTTCTATCCAAAAAGGCATCTTTGATTTTGTATTTGCTGTCTTTTGAACCTTCTATATTATAATTTCTTTCAGCAGCACTACGCATTGTTTGAAAATAAGAAATATGTCTCCCATACTCTTTTATTTCAGCTATAGTATAAGGTTTTATTGTGTAATAATCATCACTTCTTTGTATATTTCTTTTTCTCTCAAACTGTTTCATATCCTCATATCCTTTATATATATTATCTAAAGGTTCTAGTATATGTTGGAAGCTTCTTCTAGCACCATAAGAAGCTTTTTCAAAGCCTATGGCGAAGCCATAATTTATATTGTTAATACCGTCTTTTAATGGGTTATCTAAAAACTTATCAAGTGTTGTTTGTGGAGTTTTTGCCCCAGCACTATTGTATCCTTCTATATTTAAACCCATGTTATATAATCTATCAACATCCGTAATAGGTAGCGGAGCTACATTCTCAGCCTTTACTGCTTTGGAATCACCATTATATGGTAGGAGTGCGACATTAAGATGAAATAAAGCAAATCTTAGTCTTTGTAAATCCAATTTATCCAATTTGTGTGATAAGTTATATCCTTCTCCGCCAACAGGATGGTAGCCAATCTCTTCAAAATATGTTGTTATAGCCACAGGTCCATTACCGCTTTTAAAGTAAGGCTCTTTTTCTCCCTTTGCGTTGGTTGTTTCACTTAGATACATATGCTCATTTTTAGCGTTTATATAAGCGTGTTTTGCTTTTTTGTAGTTTGGTTTTGGGAGTAGCCAATCTTTAAGTAGTTCAAACTTTTCTTCTTTACTTGCACCATTTGTTTCAAGCTCATGATACTTCAATCTATAAGCTATAGCTTTTTGCAAAGCTTTTAGCTCAGAATATTTCGCAACTTCTTTTGCTTCTTGACCAGTATAGACTTTTTCTTTAAAGAATGTACCATATACTACTATTATTGCAACTACTGATGCTAGTGCTATTAATATTTTTTTGAACATGATTTATAACCTTTAAAATGGTAATTTAAATATAAAAATTATTATATCAAAAAATTACTTTTTTTATAAAGCAAATTGGCTAGAAAGTGCTATAAAAGATTATTTCAAATAATCTTTATCCTAAGCAAAATCTATTTTCATCTTATGCCCCGTTGCTTCTGCATAAGCTATCAAAGTTGAGATTCTTGGGCTTGAATCACTAGAAAAACTTTCAAGTCTTGAAATATTGCTTTTTTTAGTGTGCAAAATTTTTGCTAATTGCTCTTGCGTAAGATTAGCATCTTTTCTCATTTGTATAAGTTTTTTCTTTAGTTCATATTCTGGTTTTAATCTTTCGTATTCTTCTTTAACGCCATCTTTTTTTAATGCTTCAACTTTGAAGTCTTCAAATGTAGGTCTAGTCATTGTCTAACTCCATTTTTCGTTTTTTAGCTCACCTATCAACCCCAAAAACATCTCCCCATAACTTTCAAACTTTTTAGGTCCTACGCCATTTACTTCTAGCATTTGTTCTTTTGTTTTTGGTAGGGTATTTGATAGCTCTTTTAGTGTTTTGTCGCTAAATACTATATATGCTGGGATATTTTCATCTTTTGCTATTTTTGCTCTTAAGGCTTTTAATTGTTCAAAAACTTCATGATTATACTCATCACTTTCAAATCTTTTTTTGATTGTTGGTTCTTTTATTTGAAGTCGTTCTTTTTTGATATCAACTTTTGTGATACCTTTGAGTATTTCGATACCTTTATTGGTGAGCTTGAGGGAATGAAACTCACCTGAAGTGATAGCTTCAAGTTCCAAAAGTCTATCAAATATCACAAACCACTCTTTTTGTGACATAGTTGTACCTATTGCATAAACAGAGAGTTTGTCATGTCCATTTTGTAAGATTTTTTGATTTTTAGAGCCTCTTAGTACATCAATTATATAGTTTTTACCAAAACTTTGGTTTGTTCTATACATCGCTGATAAAAATTTTTGGCAATCATTTGTAATATCTTGTTTTTCAAAATCACTATTTATACAATTATCACATCTATCATCACAATCATCAATATTATCTTCAAAATAATTGGCAATATACTTATGTCTGCAATTTTGACTACTTGTATATCTATACATTGAGTTTAGTTTATCTAGTAGATGTGCTTTATAAGTAGCGTCACTTACATCATCTATAAAAACTTTTTGTTGGATTATATCTGATGAGTTAAAAAGCAACAATACATCACTATCATCGCCGTCTCTTCCAGCTCTACCCATCTCTTGGAAATAGTTTTCTATAGTCTTAGGTAGTGACATATGTACTACAAATCTAATATTACTTTTATCTATCCCCATACCAAAAGCTATAGTGGCTACCACTATTCTTATCTGGTCACTTATAAACATATGATAAGTTTTTTGCCTATCCTCCGTGCTTAATCCTGCATGATATGACCTTGCACTATACCCAATCTCACTTAGATATTTTGCCAAATCATCCGCTTTTTTTCTTGAAAATGTGTATATAATACCAGATTCATCTGCGTAGTTTGCCAGAAATGAGCGAAGTTGTTCATAGCCATTATTTATTCTATGCTTTACCGTAATGTTTAGGTTTTTCCTAAATATCTTACCTTGGATGATTTTTGGATTTTTAAGATTTAGAGTTTTGAGGATATCATTTTTGACATGTGTTGTGGCAGTTGCTGTAAATGTAGCTACAGATGTATTTGGGAAATATTTCTTTAGATTTGACAAAGCCTTATAATCAGCTCGAAACTCATGCCCCCATTCACTAAGACAATGAGCTTCATCAATAACAAAAAAATTCAAGTCTATCTTTTGCAACAAACTATAAATAAACTCCGTATTAAGTCGTTCTGGTGATAAATATAAAAATTTTAGTTTATTTTGCAAAAGAAGATTTATAATCTCACTAGATTCTTCCTCATTTTGCATAGAGCTTAACATCTTGGCACTAATATTTTGAGCATTTAGACTAGTAACTTGATCTTGCATAAGTGCAAGAAGTGGGGATATAACCACACTCACACCACTCATCATCAAAGATGGCAACTGATATGTAAGAGACTTCCCACCGCCAGTAGGAAGCACCATCAGTAAATCTTGATGATTTAGTATCGCATCTATAGCTTCTTCTTGAAAATCTCTGAAATTATTGTGACCAAATACCTCTTTTAGTATTTGTTGTTTTTGATTAGTTTGCATACATATATCTTACTATAATTTGGCTTTTATAATATGTTTTAAGGAATAAAAAAGCTTAAATAAGTTTAGAGTAAAAAGATACTCACCGACTAAAGCAATAAATATTTTTTAGGAAGTTCTAGGCAGTAACATACTCAAATCAAGGAGTTTACAAATAGTAAATGACGCAAATTTGAGTATGTTGATAACGACGAAATTTCAAAAAAGATTTATTGCTTTTTTTATTCGTCGTCAGCTGAGCTATCTAAAATATTTACCATACCCATAGCATCTTTTATCTTACCTTCTATCTCTGTTGCAATAGCTGGGTTGTCTCTTAAAAATTGTTTTGAGTTTTCTCTACCTTGACCTATTTTTTGGTCATTGTAGCTAAACCAAGCTCCTGCTTTATCAATAATATCAAGCTTTACACCATAGTCCACAAGTTCACCCATTTTACTTATACCCTCACCAAACATAATATCAAATTCTGCTTGTTTAAATGGAGCTGCAACTTTGTTTTTTACTACTTTTACTTTAGCACGATTTCCTATACTTTGTTCACCTTGTTTAAGTGTAGCAATTCTTCTAATATCAAGTCTAACTGATGAGTAAAACTTCAAAGCATTTCCACCAGTTGTAGTCTCTGGGCTTCCATATCCAGTCATTCCTATCTTCATACGAATTTGGTTGATAAATACAACTGTACAATTCATTTTATTTAGCAATCCTGTGATTTTTCTTAGAGCCTTAGACATCAACCTTGCTTGAACACCCACTTGTTGATCATCCATATCACCATCAATTTCTACTTTTGGAGTAAGAGCTGCAACAGAATCCACTACTATTAAGTTCACTGCACCACTTCTTATTACAGTTTCAAGTATCTCCAAAGCTTGCTCACCATAATCAGGCTGAGATACAAGAAGGTTATCTATATCCACACCAAGATTTCTAGCATACATCGTATCAAGTGCATGTTCAGCATCTATAAATGCACAAACACCCCCTTTTTTCTGACATTCTGCTATCATATGAAGTGTAAGAGTTGTTTTACCACTACTTTCTGGTCCATAAACCTCAACTACCCTTCCAACAGGAACACCACCAACACCTAAAGCCAAATCAAGTCCTAATGAACCTGTACTAATAGTTTCTACTGGGATAACTTCTTTATCTCCAAGTCTTATCATTGTCCCTTTACCAAATGTCTTATCTATTTGTTTTAAAGCGAGTTCAAGTGATTTTTTT contains:
- a CDS encoding ATP-binding protein, coding for MDLSGLQKISLQILSKELPTYKRYLYGKIDFSSKLIGIKGARGAGKSTILLQYAKSLNLQSSKVLYVSCDHPAMSGESLYDIAEAFYARGGRLFIIDEIHKIPNFSKDLKAIYDVFDLQVIFSGSSALQIEHSSADLSRRAVIHTLGVMSLREFCEIQTKKTFENYNLKDILDNHEDIAATIMKKLRPLELFNDYLQYGCYPFYQESLQDYPQKLLEVINITIDSDLCGIYCIDPSKLDKLKKILYMLCSTKPYELNISKLSTAVGVSWPTLQKYLERMDSGSLIHIVRGGAGMRAVNKPDKLLLDNPNIFSVLCANSDIGSIRESFFVSQVGLYHQVHYHDRGDFIVNDEIICEIGGASKDNSQLKGKKGFIVSDDIEVGFDDKIPLWLFGFLY
- a CDS encoding helix-turn-helix domain-containing protein yields the protein MQLKLIKNEKAYDEALNRIDELMQLNPKLGTKESDEIEILALLIEKYEEQNWAISTPDPIDAIKYRMEEMNLKQKDLVPYIGTKSKVSELLNRKISLSLGMIRNLSQALHIPLDILVQPQQRV
- a CDS encoding type II toxin-antitoxin system HigB family toxin, whose amino-acid sequence is MNVISKRTLIQFYEKHPQAKTPLEVWHMDTRKAEWKTPDDIKKVYVSASFLEDNRVVFNIKGNDYRLVVHVDYLRKIVRVKFIGTHSEYDKINAKEI
- a CDS encoding helix-turn-helix domain-containing protein; this translates as MTRPTFEDFKVEALKKDGVKEEYERLKPEYELKKKLIQMRKDANLTQEQLAKILHTKKSNISRLESFSSDSSPRISTLIAYAEATGHKMKIDFA
- the recQ gene encoding DNA helicase RecQ; its protein translation is MQTNQKQQILKEVFGHNNFRDFQEEAIDAILNHQDLLMVLPTGGGKSLTYQLPSLMMSGVSVVISPLLALMQDQVTSLNAQNISAKMLSSMQNEEESSEIINLLLQNKLKFLYLSPERLNTEFIYSLLQKIDLNFFVIDEAHCLSEWGHEFRADYKALSNLKKYFPNTSVATFTATATTHVKNDILKTLNLKNPKIIQGKIFRKNLNITVKHRINNGYEQLRSFLANYADESGIIYTFSRKKADDLAKYLSEIGYSARSYHAGLSTEDRQKTYHMFISDQIRIVVATIAFGMGIDKSNIRFVVHMSLPKTIENYFQEMGRAGRDGDDSDVLLLFNSSDIIQQKVFIDDVSDATYKAHLLDKLNSMYRYTSSQNCRHKYIANYFEDNIDDCDDRCDNCINSDFEKQDITNDCQKFLSAMYRTNQSFGKNYIIDVLRGSKNQKILQNGHDKLSVYAIGTTMSQKEWFVIFDRLLELEAITSGEFHSLKLTNKGIEILKGITKVDIKKERLQIKEPTIKKRFESDEYNHEVFEQLKALRAKIAKDENIPAYIVFSDKTLKELSNTLPKTKEQMLEVNGVGPKKFESYGEMFLGLIGELKNEKWS
- the recA gene encoding recombinase RecA: MTEEQKKSLELALKQIDKTFGKGTMIRLGDKEVIPVETISTGSLGLDLALGVGGVPVGRVVEVYGPESSGKTTLTLHMIAECQKKGGVCAFIDAEHALDTMYARNLGVDIDNLLVSQPDYGEQALEILETVIRSGAVNLIVVDSVAALTPKVEIDGDMDDQQVGVQARLMSKALRKITGLLNKMNCTVVFINQIRMKIGMTGYGSPETTTGGNALKFYSSVRLDIRRIATLKQGEQSIGNRAKVKVVKNKVAAPFKQAEFDIMFGEGISKMGELVDYGVKLDIIDKAGAWFSYNDQKIGQGRENSKQFLRDNPAIATEIEGKIKDAMGMVNILDSSADDE